The Pirellulales bacterium genomic sequence GGCGAACTTTTCGCGGACTTCGGCCAAGGCTGCGACTGTCTCGTGCTTCTCGACGATCTGCCAGGGGAGCATCTCGACTCCGCCCGAGGCGGTCACGATCCAGTTGCGGCCCTTCTTCAGCAGCGTCGCCTTGCTGGAGGTCTGCGTAGCCGCCGCAAACCGGGCTAGGGGCAGCTCGCCCCGCAATTGCGGCGCGTCCAGTCCGGCCCGCTCGAACATCTGTTCGCGTTCGACCAGGGCGCCGACGACCGCCAGGTCCATCAGGTTTCGCAACTGGCCGAAGGTCGAGTCGTGCGCTGCCAGTTCCTCGTAGGCGGCGGTCATCATCGCGGCCCACTTTGCGGCAAGCGGGTCGCTCTGACCGGTCCGCTGTCGCTGGCCGTCGGCCGCGACGAATTCGCTTTCGCTGAGGCACTTCACCCCGGGACCGCGCAGTTCCCACGACAAGCCGTCGGCCGTTTGCGCGAGCGGCTCGTAGCTGGGCGCCAGCCACCACCGCGGGGTCATCGTTGCGCTGCGGCCGCTCATCATTTGAACGAAGCTCGGCAGGCCGCCGACCGGCGCCGGCTCGAATCCCATCGCGATCCGCTTCATCCGAAAGTCGGCGGCGACCATCGTGCGGGCGAACCGACTGGTTGCGGGGATTCCGGTCACGGTGATCCGCTGCGGTCCAAGGGCCTCTTCAACGGCCGTTGCGGTCTCGTCGGGATCGCCCATTCTCGACATCCGCGCAAACAGGGCCTGAGCCCGGGCCAAGCCCTCGGGGCTTGGATCAATCGAGCACGTGATTGGCTCGAGTCGCGACGGCGCTCCGCTGCGGAGGCCCGCCAGCAGGTCGTCGAGCAGAATGACCGGGCGATTCGTCGTGGCGCCGACGACGTTCCCCAAGCGGTCGATTTTCCAACCCTCGGCCGGGCCCACCAGCACGACATCGCCGCGCTCGGGGAAAGCGAACACGTAGCGCACCCGCTGCAGGCCGGCGACGTACGCGACCGCCGCAGGGACGTCCTTTCCTTCGGCTGTTGCTTGGGCGATCGACGCTTCGAGCCATTTCAGCGAAACGGCCCGCAGTTCTTCGTACTTCTCCAAGTCCTTCGGGACGCCGAGGTCGATTCTGGCGCGGGCGGCGGCGAGAGCCTCTTCCTCGGCTTGGGTCGGGGCTTCGAGGACTCCGTCGGCGTCGACCGAGACCCCGCCGACGGCACTGGGGAAGATCTGAGCCCCGGCGCCGGATGCAAGGCACGTCGCAGCCACGGCGACGACGAGGATCCCGCGAGAAAGAAGCCTCAACATGAACGCGTCTCCTAATCCGGCCCCGACCCGCACGCACGGGCGCGCGGGGTCGGAGGACCGGAAATGAACCCGGGAGCGCCTGCAGCCGGGGCGGCAACCGCCTGGCTGTGGGCGCAAAATCTGTTCCGTTGGCGGGGCACGCGCCGGCGTCGACGCCGAGTCCTGCCGCTCCACTCAGCCTAGTTGCTAACCCTTTGGCATTCAACAGTTTTGCCTGCCGCGCGGGCCGTCGTGACGGGCCTGAGCCGGCGCGGGCGGCACAATCGGCGCGTCCGGACCGGTCGGAATCGCCGGGCCCAGGCCGTTCCGCTCCCGGGCGATCGTCCGTGACCGGGACGATACGTCGTAAATCCAAGCTATTTCGGCGTTTGCGTGGCTGCCAGCTTGAACCCCGATGGCGTTGCGGAATAAGGTGATAGAGGGGGACCAAGTCCGCCTGAGTGTGGCAGAATTGAACAACTTCCCCGGGCGCACCCCGCCGCCGCCGCGCCACGCAGCCCGTGGTGCTCGACCTCAACGCCGCTGAGCATGGCCAACGCCTACCTGATCACGCGCGAGGGCTCCAAGTGGGCCGACGTCATCCGGCTCGTGCCGGGCGAGTCGGCGACCATCGGCCGAGCCCCCACCAACACGATCGTGATCAAGGACGAGCGCTGCAGCCGTAATCACGCCGAGGTGTTCCAAGCCGGCGGCGTCTGGAAGCTGCGCGACCTCGACAGCCGCAACGGCACAATCGTCGCCGGCGAGCGCGTAGTGCGGGACTACGACTTGCAGCCGGGCGATATTGTCCAAATCGGCAGTTCGCATTTGGCGTTCGTCGACGATTTGGCCAGCGCCTTTCCCGATACGAGCACGCTTCTCAAATCTTCGCGGCTGGTCGAGGGAAACACGGCCGAAATCGTGCTGCCCGTCGATCCCGACGAGGAGAGCGTGTTCGACGCGTTCGAGCCGACGACGATTACGCACCGCAAGGAACAGACGCGGTTTCTCGACGCGTCGTCGATCGACGAGGCCGAGGATTCGAGCCCCAAGATCGGCCGCGCCGCGGCAAAGTTGTGTCGGCTGGCGTTTGAACTGGCCAAGAGCACCGACGTCGTGTCGCTGGCGAATGTGGCGCTCGAGGGACTGTTTTCCGGCACGCAGGTCGACGCCGGCGCCGTCTTGCTTCGCCGCCGCGACGCCACCGGCCAACGCAGCGGCGAGGAGCTCGAGGTCGTCGCCTCGCGCAGCGAGAGCAGCCACTCGTATCATCGCGTTTCGGCGTTTCTGGCCGCCACCGTAATGCGCGACGGTCAGGCGGTCATGGCCCGCAACGTGATGGACGACAGCCAACTGGGCAATCGCGACAGCCGCGGCGAGATCCTCGCTACGAGCGTCATCTGCGCCCCGGTTCGCATGGACGGGCGTCTGTTGGGACTGATCCACCTCTATTCGACCGATCCCGAGCGCAGTACCGACCCTGAGGATTTGGAGTTCACCCTGGCCGTGGCCGACACGGTGGGCGTGGCGTTGCAGAATCTCAGCAAGCGGCAGGAACTGGCCGAGAACCTCAATCAGATCCGTACCGAGAATGTGCAGCTTCGCGAGCAATTGGGGGTGCAAAGCGAAATTGTCGGGGGCAGCGAGGTGATGAACCGCGTCGCCCAGCAGATCGGTCGTGCGGCGCCAAGCCGAGCCACCGTGCTCATCCGCGGCGAAAGCGGCGTCGGCAAGGAACTGGTCGCCCGGGCGGTTCACTTTTCCAGTCCGCGAAAGAAAGGTCCCTTCGTCTGTCTCAACTGCGCTGCGCTGTCCGAGACGCTGCTGGAGAGCGAGCTGTTCGGCCATGAGAAAGGGGCCTTCACCGGCGCCACCGAACGGAAGATCGGCAAGTTCGAGCAGGCGAATCGCGGGACCCTCATGCTCGACGAAATCGGCGAAATGAGTCCCACGATCCAAGCCAAGTTTCTGCGCGTGTTGGAAGGGCATCCGTTCGAGCGCGTCGGCGGCGCCGAGCAGATCAAGGTCGACGTCCGCACGATTGCCGCCACGAATCGCGATCTTGAGAAGGACGTCGCCGAGGGGAAATTCCGGCGCGATCTCTACTTCCGCCTGCACGTGCTCGAAATCATCGTCCCGGGGCTGCGCAAACGGCCCGAGGACATTCCGCTGTTGGCCGAGTACTTTCTTCGCAAGTTCAACGAAGAGACGGGCCGCAAACTCAAAGGCTTCACGCCCCGCGCGATGGAGGAGATGCTCCGCTATCGCTGGCCCGGCAACGTCCGGGAGATGAAGAACGTGATCGAACGGGCCGTTGTGTTGGCCCGGGGCGAGTACGTCGATCACGACGATCTGGTGTTGTCGCACCTCAAGACGGCCGGCGACACCGAGGTCGGCTACGAACTGGGCGAGCGACACGTCGGCTACGAGCCGGCCTCGCTGGTCGACGTCGAGCGGGCCCACATCCTGCGGACCCTCAATGCCACGCATTGGAACAAGAGCAAGGCCGCGTCGATCTTGGGGATCGAACGCTCGACGCTTGACCGCAAGATCAAGCGCTACCGCCTCAGCGACGACCGAGCCCGGTTCTGAGCTTCTTCGGCTTGCGGCACAGCAGCGGGCGCAGCGGGCCGGCTGTGCCGGCTGTAGCGTGCGGGGAGCCGCGTTTTTCCGGTTCTCGCCAGGCGAGGAGGGACGCCCCAGGCAATTGGCTATCCCATACTTTGCCAGCGCCGCCTGAGGCGGCGGCGCCGTTTCTGTTCCCATCCGATGTACGCGAGTCCGTTATGAGCGCCGCCCTTGCCGAGCGACAGTCTTTGGAAGCCGTCAGCGTCAATGGCGTGCTGTTCGACAGCGTTCAGACCGCCGTCCGAAACGCAATGGACATGTGCGGCGTCAAGATTCGCTGCACCGGCGTGTCGAGCGTCCCCACCGCGCAAACCGGGATCGTCACGGGCATGATCGGCGTGCACGGCAAGGTGACCGGGTTCGCCACGGTGAATCTTGCCGAGCAGTTCGCCGTGCGAGCGGTCGAGGGTCTTCTTGCCGACAAGTTCGACAAGCTCACGTCGCAAGTCGTCGACGGGGCCGGCGAGATCACCAACATCATCGTCGGCGGCATCAAGTCGGGGCTC encodes the following:
- a CDS encoding chemotaxis protein CheX; this encodes MSAALAERQSLEAVSVNGVLFDSVQTAVRNAMDMCGVKIRCTGVSSVPTAQTGIVTGMIGVHGKVTGFATVNLAEQFAVRAVEGLLADKFDKLTSQVVDGAGEITNIIVGGIKSGLAKTEWGFSHITIPSVLVGNNLTIAYARGLDFLTVSFEHDDPEAVRLEDRMMHVSLSLLTL
- a CDS encoding DUF1598 domain-containing protein produces the protein MLRLLSRGILVVAVAATCLASGAGAQIFPSAVGGVSVDADGVLEAPTQAEEEALAAARARIDLGVPKDLEKYEELRAVSLKWLEASIAQATAEGKDVPAAVAYVAGLQRVRYVFAFPERGDVVLVGPAEGWKIDRLGNVVGATTNRPVILLDDLLAGLRSGAPSRLEPITCSIDPSPEGLARAQALFARMSRMGDPDETATAVEEALGPQRITVTGIPATSRFARTMVAADFRMKRIAMGFEPAPVGGLPSFVQMMSGRSATMTPRWWLAPSYEPLAQTADGLSWELRGPGVKCLSESEFVAADGQRQRTGQSDPLAAKWAAMMTAAYEELAAHDSTFGQLRNLMDLAVVGALVEREQMFERAGLDAPQLRGELPLARFAAATQTSSKATLLKKGRNWIVTASGGVEMLPWQIVEKHETVAALAEVREKFAAANGAY
- a CDS encoding sigma 54-interacting transcriptional regulator, producing MANAYLITREGSKWADVIRLVPGESATIGRAPTNTIVIKDERCSRNHAEVFQAGGVWKLRDLDSRNGTIVAGERVVRDYDLQPGDIVQIGSSHLAFVDDLASAFPDTSTLLKSSRLVEGNTAEIVLPVDPDEESVFDAFEPTTITHRKEQTRFLDASSIDEAEDSSPKIGRAAAKLCRLAFELAKSTDVVSLANVALEGLFSGTQVDAGAVLLRRRDATGQRSGEELEVVASRSESSHSYHRVSAFLAATVMRDGQAVMARNVMDDSQLGNRDSRGEILATSVICAPVRMDGRLLGLIHLYSTDPERSTDPEDLEFTLAVADTVGVALQNLSKRQELAENLNQIRTENVQLREQLGVQSEIVGGSEVMNRVAQQIGRAAPSRATVLIRGESGVGKELVARAVHFSSPRKKGPFVCLNCAALSETLLESELFGHEKGAFTGATERKIGKFEQANRGTLMLDEIGEMSPTIQAKFLRVLEGHPFERVGGAEQIKVDVRTIAATNRDLEKDVAEGKFRRDLYFRLHVLEIIVPGLRKRPEDIPLLAEYFLRKFNEETGRKLKGFTPRAMEEMLRYRWPGNVREMKNVIERAVVLARGEYVDHDDLVLSHLKTAGDTEVGYELGERHVGYEPASLVDVERAHILRTLNATHWNKSKAASILGIERSTLDRKIKRYRLSDDRARF